Part of the Rhizobium lentis genome, GAGGCGGGGGTCAAGGAGTTGCAGCGCCTCTGCTTCCGCTCCGAGAGCTTCCCCGAACCGGCGATGGCACCCAAGCAGGCCTATGAGGCACTGGTCGCCAACAATGTCGACTATGTGCCGCTGACGGAAGCCGCCGGCCGCATCTCTGCGACGCTGGCGCTGATCTATCCGCCCGGTATCGGCGTGATCGTGCCGGGAGAGCGCTGGGACGACAGGGCGCGGCCGATGCGGGACTATTTCCTCGCCTTCGAAGAATCCTTCAACCGCTTCCCCGGCTTCAATTACGAGGTCCAGGGCGTGTTCCAGGAGCGGATCGATGGGCGGATCAAGTTCCACACATATGTCGTGCGCGAGTAGGCTGGAGCACGAAAAGTGCGAAGCGGTTTTGCGGCAACGACATGTATGAAAACAGAGAGTTAAAGCGTGAGCCAAGCGAAGCTGCAGGATCGCGACGCGCTTTAGGGAGGATTACGTCATGACCGACAACACGATGCATCTTGCGGCCGAGGCCACGACCAAGAAAAAGATGAATCTGGTGCAGCTCACCTTTATCGTCGCCGTCAACATGATGGGGTCGGGGATCATCATGCTGCCTGCCAATATGGCGCAGGTCGGGGCAATATCGCTGCTCTCCTGGCTCGTGACCGCTATCGGCTCTATGGCGATCGCCTATGGCTTCGCCCAGGCCGGGCTGTTCAACCAGCGCCCCGGAGGCATGTCCGCCTATGCGGAGGATGCCTATGGGAAGGACGGCTACTTCATGGTGTTCTTCCTGTATTTCCTGTCGCTTGCCGTCGGCAATGTGGCGATCGGCATTTCGGCCGTCGGATACCTGGCCGGTTTCTTCCCGGTGCTGACCTCGACCCCGATCATGACCTGCCTGGCGCTGATCGTGTTGTTATGGCTGACTACGGCCGCCAATTTCGGTGGACCGCGCATTACCGGCCGCATTGGCTCGGTCACGGTCTGGGGCGTCATCCTTCCCGTCGGATTGCTGTCGATCATCGGCTGGCTCTGGTTCAGCTCCAGCACTTTCGCCGCCGCCTGGAATCCGCAAGGCCTGACGCTTGGGCAAGGCATGGGATCGAGCATCTCGCTGACGCTCTGGGCCTTCCTCGGGATGGAATCCGCGGCGCAAAATTCCGATGCCGTCGAAAATCCCAAGCGCGACGTACCGCTCGCCTGCATGTTCGGCACGCTGGGCGCGGCCGTCATCTATATCCTGTCCACGACGGTCATACAGGGCATCGTGCCGAATGCCGATCTCGCCGCTTCAACGGGACCGTTTGCACTCGCCTATGCGACCATGTTCAATTCCACGGTTGGTTCCATCGTCATGGCGCTTGCAGTGCTGGCCTGCCTCGGCTCGCTGCTCGGATGGCAGTTTACGATCGCACAGACGGCGAAAACCGCCGCCGACGAGCGGATGTTCCCATCCATATTCTCGCGGGTGAACGATATGGGGGCTCCCATGGCCGGCATGATCATTCTTGGCATCGTGCAGACATGCCTTGCCTTGATGACCATATCGCCGACTTTGAGC contains:
- the potE gene encoding putrescine-ornithine antiporter; protein product: MTDNTMHLAAEATTKKKMNLVQLTFIVAVNMMGSGIIMLPANMAQVGAISLLSWLVTAIGSMAIAYGFAQAGLFNQRPGGMSAYAEDAYGKDGYFMVFFLYFLSLAVGNVAIGISAVGYLAGFFPVLTSTPIMTCLALIVLLWLTTAANFGGPRITGRIGSVTVWGVILPVGLLSIIGWLWFSSSTFAAAWNPQGLTLGQGMGSSISLTLWAFLGMESAAQNSDAVENPKRDVPLACMFGTLGAAVIYILSTTVIQGIVPNADLAASTGPFALAYATMFNSTVGSIVMALAVLACLGSLLGWQFTIAQTAKTAADERMFPSIFSRVNDMGAPMAGMIILGIVQTCLALMTISPTLSEQFSALVNLAVVTNVLPYIIALSSLFVMMKAARVPQPKYRLNATIALIGMAYSVFAIYASGKDAVLGGMIVTGIGFIIYGLIAPRFASATNQLPAE